In Arachis stenosperma cultivar V10309 chromosome 1, arast.V10309.gnm1.PFL2, whole genome shotgun sequence, one DNA window encodes the following:
- the LOC130983952 gene encoding uncharacterized protein LOC130983952, translating into MFTATNIVLNNIIEDRTTYAQRGEAYGVSKILLSFEFVFTLHLMKEIMGITNVLCQALQQQSQDILNAMHIVSTSKLLLQQLRGGGWCNFLANVKDFCKKHEIEVPNMSAQYIFGRGRSRQSSVTVEHHYRIDVFLATIDSQIQELNSRFNEQTIELLTLSCALDPKDNFKSFNIEEISKLAENFYPLDFPSNELNILKSQLQHYQHDIPNHLKGIGTLSELCKKLQETGKSRTYHMVDRLIRLVLTLPVSTATTERAFSAMKIVKTRLKSKMADEFLADNLVIYIEKELVAIFDTNSIIDDFENRKKRRIAFS; encoded by the coding sequence ATGTTTACTGCTACCAACATTGTTCTCAATAATATCATTGAAGACAGGACAACTTATGCACAAAGAGGTGAGGCTTATGGtgttagtaaaatattattgtcatttgaatttgttttcACTTTACACTTGATGAAAGAGATTATGGGAATCACTAATGTTCTTTGCCAAGCACTGCAACAACAATCTCAAGATATTCTTAATGCAATGCATATTGTTTCTACATCAAAGTTACTTCTTCAACAATTAAGAGGTGGTGGATGGTGCAATTTTCTTGCAAATGTTAAAGATTTTTGTAAAAAACATGAAATTGAAGTCCCTAATATGAGTGCACAATATATTTTTGGAAGAGGTCGATCTCGTCAATCAAGTGTGACAGTTGAGCATCATTATCGAATAGATGTATTCTTGGCAACAATTGACTCTCAAATACAAGAGTTGAATAGTAGATTCAATGAGCAAACAATAGAGCTTTTAACTTTGAGTTGTGCTTTGGATCCTAAGGACAATTTCAAATCATTTAATATTGAAGAAATTAGCAAGTTAGCAGAGAATTTTTAtccccttgactttccttctaATGAGCTTAATATTTTGAAATCTCAGTTGCAACATTATCAGCATGATATACCAAATCATTTGAAAGGCATTGGTACACTTTCTGAATTGTGCAAGAAGTTGCAAGAAACCGGGAAATCAAGAACTTATCACATGGTTGATAGATTAATACGTCTTGTTTTGACTCTACCAGTGTCTACAGCAACAACAGAAAGAGCTTTTTCAGCAATGAAAATTGTTAAgacaagactcaaaagtaaGATGGCTGATGAATTTCTTGCAGACAATTTGGTCATctatatagaaaaagaattaGTAGCTATTTTCGACACAAATTCAATTAtagatgattttgaaaatagaaaaaaacgTCGAATAGCATTTTCATGA